A single Cannabis sativa cultivar Pink pepper isolate KNU-18-1 chromosome 7, ASM2916894v1, whole genome shotgun sequence DNA region contains:
- the LOC133029170 gene encoding uncharacterized protein LOC133029170, translating into MWRKTYEPMIHPIPDESMWIRNDYDYEPLLPPIIKNQPGRPKKYRRKRVAGEERVVKPVSSTKRCKKCNQLGHNSRSCSMTPLMKEPTTPTSPTRRGNGRGSEQGKGLSKDQATTFDAPPMTSSEPVNKKRGRGRPRGRGHGRIHYTTNQENYQPQESIEEHTLKNAEELNIHGAPSDLFQSQPTQ; encoded by the exons ATGTGGAGAAAGACTTACGAACCAATGATACATCCAATACCTGATGAATCTATGTGGATTAGAAATGATTATGATTATGAGCCTTTGTTGCCCCCAATAATTAAAAACCAACCAGGTAGGCCAAAAAAATACCGCAGAAAGAGAGTGGCTGGAGAAGAAAGGGTTGTGAAGCCAGTTTCTAGTACAAAGAGGTGCAAAAAATGTAACCAACTTGGTCATAACAGTCGTTCATGCAGCATGACACCGCTCATGAAAGAGCCAACAACTCCAACTTCACCTACAAGACGAGGCAACGGAAGAGGAAGTGAACAAGGCAAGGGACTAAGCAAGGATCAAGCTACAACTTTTGATGCACCACCAATGACAAGTTCTGAACCGGTTAACAAAAAGAGAGGCAGGGGGAGACCACGTGGTAGAGGTCATGGAAGAATACATTATACAACAAATCAG GAAAATTATCAACCTCAAGAAAGTATTGAAGAACATACTTTAAAGAATGCAGAGGAGCTTAATATACATGGAGCACCCTCGGATCTTTTCCAGTCACAACCTACCCAATGA